Proteins found in one Melioribacteraceae bacterium 4301-Me genomic segment:
- a CDS encoding DUF4292 domain-containing protein, with protein MNKKNIYTIFPLLIIIVLQACVPSKPIKEELILSSDRLVKKLEANRRQIKTFRGTGVLSIETPLLNAKSNFEVLIKKPDSVKVSFFGPFGIDLAQSLITNNTFQFYDVINNRLFTGKLEEDVIKQILKVDISFDELIDALIGSVNLTDKLRREPDKYQAESSFYKLSYLDSLYNREYIYVVQSDNLSIRDYKIVNMPSDLVLEGVYSNFKDFDQVPLPYNILLNYKEKNQKLVIEYRNISVNQNVENLKIELPPDVKRIEW; from the coding sequence GTGAATAAAAAAAATATTTATACAATATTTCCTCTGTTAATTATTATAGTGCTTCAAGCGTGTGTACCTTCTAAACCAATTAAAGAAGAACTAATCTTATCTTCAGATAGATTAGTGAAAAAATTAGAGGCAAATCGACGTCAAATAAAAACTTTTCGAGGTACTGGCGTACTTTCAATCGAAACACCTCTGTTAAATGCTAAAAGTAATTTTGAAGTGTTAATTAAAAAGCCCGACTCTGTAAAAGTCTCTTTTTTTGGACCATTTGGGATTGACCTTGCTCAATCATTAATAACTAACAATACTTTTCAATTTTATGATGTTATTAATAATAGATTATTCACAGGCAAACTGGAAGAAGATGTAATTAAACAAATACTAAAAGTGGATATCAGTTTTGATGAACTTATAGATGCATTAATCGGATCTGTTAACTTAACTGATAAACTTAGACGTGAGCCCGATAAATACCAAGCTGAATCAAGCTTTTATAAATTGTCTTATTTAGACAGCCTTTACAACAGAGAATATATTTATGTTGTACAAAGCGATAATTTATCAATTCGAGATTACAAAATAGTAAATATGCCTTCTGATTTAGTTTTAGAAGGTGTTTACAGCAACTTTAAAGATTTTGACCAAGTGCCTTTGCCATATAATATTTTATTAAACTATAAAGAAAAAAATCAAAAACTTGTCATTGAATACCGGAATATCTCTGTTAACCAAAATGTTGAAAACTTAAAAATCGAACTGCCACCAGATGTAAAACGAATAGAATGGTAA
- a CDS encoding tetratricopeptide repeat protein: MRNILYILILISVVGCATADVTNEHYDANSYKNNSITVTDSKKIALSKFIDASINEQEGYLERAAKLYQEALSYDSNAAGIFYSLGKVYYKLNKLSNALSSSEKAVKLSPRNTEFLFLLATIYSAAHVPDSAAVYYQKIISIDSANLQSYYGLAEQYEVNKPAQALEIYEKLLKMVGPDWNLLVRIADLNERLGNIDATIKTVEDLLKLDPSNLNLTKMLVSSYIKTKKTKDAIKIINEQLSSFPDDNDLMELKAQAYMTEGNYELACNTYLQIIKNKNIPFEKKFQIGSSFFFAVQQDSTNLKLAKEIFQEINKDTVDWQVNAYLGEIAIREKDDTSAINYFKVAVKLAEWNSQLWSRLGGLLFDKGKYKEAIEQMSVAIDKFPNDFTINLIYGLSLSQDNQYSKAEVYLDRALKIKSNDLMALIAMGFTLNQLKKEDDALIYLNKALAIDPKNLQAISIAALIYESRKMYNISDSLYANALSVDSNNALILNNYAYSLSVRGKDLDKAFEMSKKSLEAEPNNSSYLDTFGWIYFKKGDYLKAKQYIEKSISIDDKSGTVFDHLGDVYFKLGEKDKAIKNWQKALELDPSIENLKEKIDKGSL, from the coding sequence ATGAGAAACATTCTATACATACTAATCTTAATAAGCGTAGTTGGTTGTGCCACAGCAGATGTAACAAATGAGCACTACGATGCCAACTCATATAAAAATAATTCAATTACTGTAACTGATTCGAAAAAAATTGCTTTAAGTAAGTTTATTGATGCGTCAATTAATGAACAAGAAGGATACCTTGAACGAGCTGCTAAATTATATCAAGAAGCATTAAGTTATGATTCTAATGCAGCAGGCATTTTTTATTCTTTAGGCAAAGTTTATTATAAATTAAATAAGCTATCCAATGCACTTAGTTCATCAGAAAAAGCCGTAAAGCTTTCACCTCGTAATACTGAATTTTTATTTTTGCTTGCTACAATATATTCTGCTGCACATGTGCCAGATTCTGCTGCTGTTTATTATCAAAAAATTATTTCAATTGATTCTGCAAATCTTCAATCTTATTATGGCTTAGCTGAACAATATGAGGTAAATAAACCAGCTCAAGCTTTAGAGATTTACGAAAAATTGTTAAAAATGGTTGGGCCCGATTGGAACTTACTTGTTCGAATTGCAGATTTAAATGAGCGTCTTGGCAATATTGATGCTACTATTAAAACTGTAGAGGACCTGCTTAAATTAGATCCCTCCAATCTTAATTTAACTAAAATGTTAGTCTCATCTTATATAAAAACTAAAAAAACGAAGGATGCGATTAAGATAATAAATGAACAACTATCTAGCTTTCCGGATGATAATGACCTTATGGAATTAAAAGCTCAAGCTTACATGACAGAAGGCAATTATGAATTGGCCTGCAATACTTATTTGCAAATTATAAAAAATAAAAATATTCCTTTCGAGAAAAAGTTTCAGATAGGCTCCTCATTCTTTTTTGCAGTTCAACAAGACTCAACCAATTTAAAGTTGGCCAAAGAGATTTTTCAAGAGATTAATAAAGATACAGTTGACTGGCAGGTGAATGCATATCTTGGAGAAATTGCCATTAGAGAAAAAGATGACACCTCGGCAATAAATTATTTTAAAGTTGCTGTTAAATTAGCTGAATGGAATTCGCAACTGTGGAGCCGATTAGGCGGATTACTTTTCGATAAAGGCAAATATAAAGAAGCTATTGAACAGATGTCAGTGGCAATTGATAAGTTTCCTAATGATTTTACAATTAATTTAATTTACGGATTATCTCTTTCCCAAGATAATCAATATTCGAAAGCTGAGGTTTATCTTGATAGAGCTCTTAAAATAAAATCTAATGACCTAATGGCGCTTATTGCAATGGGGTTTACTCTTAACCAACTTAAAAAAGAAGATGATGCATTAATTTATTTAAATAAAGCTCTTGCAATTGACCCCAAAAATCTTCAGGCTATTAGTATTGCTGCTTTAATTTATGAAAGCAGAAAAATGTATAACATTTCAGACTCTTTATATGCAAATGCTCTTTCTGTTGACTCTAACAACGCGCTAATCTTGAACAATTATGCTTATTCACTTTCTGTACGCGGCAAAGACCTCGATAAAGCATTTGAAATGTCAAAAAAATCTTTGGAGGCAGAGCCTAACAATTCATCTTACTTAGATACTTTTGGATGGATTTATTTTAAGAAAGGTGACTATTTAAAAGCGAAACAATACATTGAAAAGTCAATTTCAATTGATGATAAAAGTGGTACAGTTTTCGACCACTTGGGTGATGTATATTTTAAACTTGGTGAAAAAGATAAAGCTATTAAAAACTGGCAAAAAGCACTTGAGCTCGACCCAAGCATAGAAAATTTAAAAGAAAAAATAGATAAAGGTAGCTTGTGA
- a CDS encoding murein hydrolase activator EnvC gives MVKKRNIALIFVLVIQQSFFSQINDSLRTKNIELRELREKISALESELKSKSQKEKESLQVLEKISYQNLLLNKLINKLIHEENSKQKDIELTQLSIDSVNQRINNLQKNYSKYIVWLYKNMGLPFLSYFFNSSSFNQTLIRYKYLNYISAKSKETVDNLKSSKKLLGNLMEKLNKELLEKEAYIAQKQKEQSLLHEKETQRKKIIEMLRNDQSAISSEIADKRKAEIEIKSIIARLIEKERKQKSNFLEKKITNPSYSSYYDYDKLTSFADLKGKLNWPVKSGKIVRKFGENKNERLNTITLNYGIDVNVKGNEEVYAVANGIVSAIDWIPGYGSVLIITHKGEFRTVYGHLIDIKVSEGDEVEAGTLLGEVSDSLEGNILHFEIWNERNFQNPETWLTKK, from the coding sequence ATGGTAAAGAAAAGAAATATTGCCTTAATATTCGTTCTTGTTATTCAGCAATCTTTCTTTTCGCAGATTAATGATTCACTCAGGACAAAAAATATTGAACTTAGGGAATTAAGAGAAAAAATATCCGCTTTAGAATCTGAATTAAAATCAAAATCTCAAAAAGAAAAAGAATCTTTACAGGTGCTTGAGAAAATTTCTTATCAAAACTTATTGCTTAATAAACTTATAAATAAGCTTATCCACGAAGAAAACTCAAAGCAAAAAGATATAGAACTTACTCAATTAAGTATTGATTCCGTAAATCAAAGAATTAACAATCTCCAGAAAAATTATAGTAAATACATTGTTTGGTTATATAAGAATATGGGATTACCCTTTCTAAGCTACTTTTTCAATTCTTCTTCTTTTAATCAAACATTAATTCGTTATAAGTATTTGAATTACATAAGCGCAAAAAGTAAAGAGACAGTAGATAATTTGAAAAGTAGCAAAAAGTTATTGGGTAATTTAATGGAGAAATTAAATAAAGAACTGTTAGAAAAAGAAGCTTACATTGCACAAAAGCAGAAAGAACAATCGTTACTTCATGAGAAGGAAACACAAAGGAAAAAAATAATTGAAATGCTTAGAAATGATCAATCTGCTATATCAAGTGAAATAGCAGATAAAAGAAAAGCTGAAATTGAAATAAAAAGTATTATAGCACGCTTAATTGAAAAAGAGAGGAAACAAAAATCAAACTTTTTGGAAAAGAAAATAACAAATCCAAGTTATAGCTCTTATTATGATTATGATAAACTGACCAGCTTTGCTGACTTAAAAGGCAAATTAAATTGGCCTGTAAAAAGCGGTAAGATTGTTAGAAAATTTGGTGAAAATAAAAATGAGAGGCTGAATACAATAACTCTTAATTATGGAATAGATGTTAACGTGAAAGGCAATGAAGAAGTTTATGCTGTTGCAAATGGGATAGTATCTGCAATTGATTGGATACCCGGCTATGGCAGTGTTTTAATAATAACTCACAAAGGTGAATTTAGAACTGTCTATGGGCATTTAATAGATATAAAAGTTTCTGAAGGCGATGAAGTGGAAGCTGGTACATTGCTGGGTGAAGTAAGTGATAGCTTAGAAGGTAATATTCTGCATTTTGAAATATGGAACGAACGAAATTTTCAAAATCCTGAAACCTGGCTTACTAAAAAATAA
- a CDS encoding RimK family alpha-L-glutamate ligase, with the protein MKIFDLAVSYTWIYDSDFVNFIEEVFQKEGLSTFLIQDHNISEVTQLVSEEKIIFKAYLDRASDLDAKYDELATILTQKNVFMINPHSVVESAINKSAIHYKLINNGFIVPNSIIVPSYNESTSLNISDEDLSKIGKPFIIKPSLDTGGGEGVILNAKSLEDIQQERQKYPYEVYLIQEIVRPKLIMGKRAWFRVFWFFDKAIPTWWDDKVHVYNLINDEERTNYNLIKLEEIATKLASLVKLDYFSTEIALTEKGDFVLVDYINDQCDMRLKSKHKDGVPDELVKEFIIRMKNKISSLQ; encoded by the coding sequence ATGAAAATTTTTGATTTAGCTGTATCCTACACTTGGATTTATGATAGTGATTTTGTAAACTTCATTGAAGAGGTTTTTCAGAAAGAAGGCTTATCAACCTTTCTAATCCAAGATCACAATATATCAGAAGTAACACAGTTGGTATCTGAAGAGAAAATTATATTTAAGGCGTATTTAGACCGCGCTTCAGATTTAGATGCTAAATATGACGAACTAGCAACTATTTTAACTCAGAAAAATGTTTTTATGATTAACCCGCATTCAGTTGTTGAAAGCGCAATAAATAAATCTGCTATTCACTATAAATTAATAAATAATGGATTTATTGTACCAAATAGCATTATAGTTCCATCATATAATGAATCAACTAGTTTAAATATCTCCGATGAAGATTTATCAAAAATTGGGAAGCCTTTTATAATAAAACCATCATTAGATACTGGCGGCGGCGAGGGTGTTATACTAAATGCAAAGAGCCTTGAAGACATACAACAAGAAAGACAAAAATATCCGTACGAAGTTTATTTAATCCAAGAGATAGTTCGTCCTAAGTTAATTATGGGAAAACGCGCTTGGTTCAGAGTTTTTTGGTTTTTTGACAAAGCCATACCAACTTGGTGGGACGATAAGGTTCATGTATACAACTTAATAAATGATGAAGAACGCACAAATTACAATCTTATAAAGCTTGAAGAAATAGCAACTAAATTAGCGTCCTTAGTAAAGCTTGACTACTTTTCAACAGAAATTGCATTAACTGAAAAAGGTGATTTCGTTTTGGTCGATTATATTAACGACCAATGTGATATGAGATTAAAATCCAAACATAAAGATGGTGTTCCAGACGAACTTGTTAAGGAATTTATCATCAGAATGAAAAATAAAATAAGCTCACTTCAGTAA
- a CDS encoding HAD family hydrolase yields the protein MRNFDAFIFDIDGTLTSTNELIFASFNHVAEKYLNKKFTNEEIISLFGPSEEVILKSWMKDYFEEAKKDYYNFYSSKHSEMVDVYPGIIEVIRLIKSKGLPLAIFTGKGKKTTEITLKFIEVDQYFDMIITSDDVKEHKPSPEGINKFIDHFNLQRSRVLMIGDSPADILASKKAGIKIASVVWDSYAKDEVLSMDSDYIFYTVDELKEFVKKNI from the coding sequence ATGAGAAATTTTGATGCATTTATTTTCGACATTGATGGGACATTAACATCAACAAACGAATTAATTTTTGCTTCATTTAATCATGTAGCAGAGAAATACTTAAACAAAAAATTTACCAACGAAGAAATAATTTCATTATTTGGACCAAGCGAAGAAGTAATACTTAAAAGCTGGATGAAAGATTATTTTGAAGAAGCGAAAAAGGATTATTATAATTTTTATTCGAGTAAGCATAGTGAAATGGTCGATGTTTACCCTGGCATAATTGAAGTAATACGCTTAATTAAATCAAAAGGACTACCTCTGGCAATATTCACAGGCAAAGGTAAAAAGACCACCGAGATTACATTAAAATTTATTGAAGTTGACCAATACTTCGATATGATAATTACCAGCGATGATGTAAAAGAACATAAACCTTCTCCAGAAGGAATAAATAAGTTTATAGACCATTTTAACTTACAGCGAAGCAGAGTATTAATGATTGGCGATTCACCTGCAGATATTTTGGCCTCTAAAAAGGCGGGCATTAAAATTGCAAGTGTAGTGTGGGATAGTTATGCAAAAGATGAAGTACTTTCAATGGACAGCGATTATATTTTTTACACCGTAGATGAGTTAAAAGAGTTCGTCAAGAAAAATATTTAA